From Plectropomus leopardus isolate mb chromosome 4, YSFRI_Pleo_2.0, whole genome shotgun sequence, the proteins below share one genomic window:
- the LOC121941697 gene encoding sorbin and SH3 domain-containing protein 2-like yields MYSNNLTSPGPYQRPSLPPIPSDPVHCQEDASQEGSSSSRQSLCCKNSWQIKCQDGETWSSAEEVPPVPGKLKSRSCDDLLNDGHSGSGGRNATRSESAGSLVCDGNPSGSTGSVSTRSLPRLHRRRAHDSPGFLQLYRKMHQIDRAQLIPSEVIRSVRTRILELERQPHLHRHRLSPWTPSWGVEVPRDMVPNRISAYERLIQKSKSMPNLGDSEVPSGTTTPGGSSSRASSGGGGTPNFPKRRFSIESLLEEDNNGNSGTVPHTMDHLHRPRSPPEGQPRVGPEPSRGRSFPAPPVPQGPQVNPDYSDSEQDAIASDLSDFIQVEGSSFCSESDFDHCSLTSSESLYGSSTLHHHHHLRHHHHHHHHHHPGHQSLGQSQGYQHRHLISSCKGRCPASYTRFTTMLRHERERARQERQRPPQQSRGSHSQIQSSQSQQAMSKLAFLVSPVPFRRKKGSPPTSRRSSGGGDRGSRPKSKQAIYEALDAALRDIYEHIQAERGHRGTRAPDDSILRRILAELLPNVPERSSSLRGRRGCWHGGQSSASLYPDGSPTGYASHRGDPSTPRLQSPLSACYGRHSDTSNNNEYGEEQGNGNGLCYSGGDNTHITPQLCTCTLCHVASHIYT; encoded by the coding sequence ATGTATTCAAACAATTTGACCTCCCCAGGTCCTTATCAGCGCCCCTCTCTGCCCCCTATCCCCTCTGACCCTGTCCATTGCCAGGAGGATGCCAGCCAGGAGGGTAGCTCCTCCTCCAGGCAGTCTCTCTGTTGTAAGAACAGCTGGCAGATAAAATGTCAGGACGGTGAGACATGGAGCAGTGCTGAGGAGGTGCCGCCTGTCCCTGGCAAGCTCAAGTCACGCAGCTGCGATGACTTACTCAATGATGGGCATTCTGGCTCAGGCGGGCGCAACGCCACCCGCTCAGAAAGTGCTGGGTCACTGGTTTGTGACGGGAATCCCTCAGGTTCGACTGGTTCCGTCTCCACTCGCTCATTGCCTCGCCTCCACCGCCGACGGGCACATGATTCACCGGGTTTTCTCCAGCTCTATCGTAAGATGCACCAGATTGACCGAGCTCAGCTCATCCCATCTGAGGTCATCCGTTCAGTCCGCACTCGCATCCTGGAACTGGAGCGCCAACCTCACCTGCATCGACATCGCCTCTCTCCTTGGACACCTTCTTGGGGCGTGGAGGTGCCGCGCGACATGGTGCCAAACCGCATTTCTGCATATGAGCGCCTTATTCAAAAGTCTAAATCCATGCCCAACTTGGGTGACAGTGAGGTGCCGTCAGGCACTACCACACCAGGTGGCTCTTCATCTCGAGCCAGCAGTGGTGGCGGTGGCACACCCAACTTTCCAAAGCGCCGTTTTTCCATAGAATCTTTACTAGAGGAAGACAACAACGGCAACAGTGGAACAGTACCTCACACCATGGATCACTTGCATCGACCTCGTAGCCCACCTGAGGGCCAGCCTCGTGTTGGGCCAGAGCCCAGCCGTGGGCGGTCctttcctgctcctcctgttcCTCAAGGCCCACAAGTCAACCCGGACTACTCCGACAGTGAACAGGACGCTATTGCGTCAGACCTCAGTGACTTCATACAGGTGGAGGGCTCCTCATTTTGCAGTGAGAGTGACTTTGACCATTGCTCACTTACCTCCTCTGAGAGCTTATACGGCTCCTCCACccttcaccaccaccaccacctccgtcatcaccaccaccatcaccaccaccaccaccctggTCATCAAAGTCTCGGCCAGAGCCAGGGCTACCAACACCGCCACCTCATCAGCTCCTGCAAAGGCCGCTGCCCGGCCTCTTACACCCGTTTCACAACAATGCTTCGCCATGAGAGAGAACGTGCTCGGCAGGAGCGCCAGAGACCTCCACAGCAGAGCCGCGGCAGCCATTCCCAAATCCAGAGCTCACAGTCCCAGCAAGCGATGTCCAAGCTGGCCTTCCTGGTCAGCCCAGTGCCTTTCCGCAGAAAAAAGGGCTCACCACCTACCTCTAGAAGAAGCAGTGGTGGCGGAGATCGAGGTAGCAGACCCAAGTCCAAACAGGCCATTTATGAAGCACTAGATGCAGCCTTGAGAGACATATATGAGCACATTCAAGCAGAGAGAGGCCACAGAGGAACTAGGGCACCTGATGATAGCATCCTGAGGAGAATACTGGCAGAACTGCTGCCAAATGTGCCTGAACGCAGTTCCTCATTACGAGGGAGAAGGGGGTGTTGGCATGGGGGTCAGTCCTCTGCATCTTTGTACCCAGATGGGAGCCCTACTGGGTATGCCTCACACAGAGGGGATCCCTCCACACCACGGCTACAGTCACCACTCAGTGCCTGTTACGGACGCCACTCAGACACCTCAAACAATAATGAGTATGGAGAGGAGCAGGGAAATGGAAATGGTCTCTGTTATTCAGGTGGAGATAATACACATATCACACCACAGTTATGCACATGTACACTTTGTCATGTAGCCAGTCATATCTACACATAG